A genomic region of Ictidomys tridecemlineatus isolate mIctTri1 chromosome 10, mIctTri1.hap1, whole genome shotgun sequence contains the following coding sequences:
- the Pigr gene encoding polymeric immunoglobulin receptor — protein MRLFLLTCLMAVFPVVFMKSPIFGPAEVSSVQGSLVSIKCYYPATSVNRHTRKYWCRQGSRGVCTTLISSEGYISKDYLGRANLTNFPEEGAFVVNISQLSRDDSGRYKCGLGLSSRGLSFDVSLEVSQGPDPQDDIEVYTVDLGRTVTINCPFKRENSQKMKYLFKETGELVINTNYVNPNFKGRASIVIQGTNQLMFNVIIKQLRLSDAGIYICQAGDGSSSNKKYVDLQVLEPEPELLYGELRGSVNFDCALGPEETNVAQFLCRVNSQGSCDVVINTLGKRDPAFEGRILLTQRENGHFSVLLTGLKKGDAGRYLCGAHPGGQQKEGWPIQAWQLFINEETVIPSNPTVVKGVTGGSVSLLCPYDQKESNSIKYLCRWEGTQNGRCPLLVSSDGEVQEEHEGRLALFKEPGNGTYTVILNQLTTQDAGFYWCLTNGNTRWRTSTELQIVEGKPSLKVPENVTAVLGKSLELQCHFPCKYYTFEKYWCKWSNGECRELPSQDKSPSQALVTCDQNNRFISMTLNSVVKEDEGWYWCGVRKDHNYGETAAVYVAVEQVAVGSREVSPANTNPGAEEKVAEPTVRVIENKAVVNPRLFAEERAVVEDTGDQESGIRASSDTSSSEGQSRSSKVLLSTLVPLGLVLTAGAVAVWVARARHRKNVDRVSIRSYRTDISMSDFDNSREFGAVDNMGAAPVTQETILEEKAEAMATPEGNTEPEEPKRAKRSSKEEADMAYSAFLLQSGKIAAQGQEEPSEV, from the exons ATGAGGCTCTTCTTGCTCACCTGCCTGATGGCTGTCTTCCCAG TGGTCTTCATGAAAAGTCCCATATTTGGTCCCGCCGAGGTAAGTAGTGTGCAAGGTAGCTTAGTGTCCATCAAGTGCTACTACCCGGCCACCTCTGTCAACCGGCACACCCGGAAGTACTGGTGCCGGCAAGGGTCCAGGGGCGTCTGCACGACCCTCATCTCCTCGGAGGGCTACATCTCCAAGGACTACTTGGGCAGAGCCAACCTCACCAACTTCCCGGAGGAGGGCGCGTTCGTGGTGAACATTTCCCAGCTCTCCCGAGATGACTCTGGACGCTACAAGTGTGGTCTGGGCCTCAGTAGCCGAGGCCTGTCCTTCGATGTAAGCCTGGAGGTCAGCCAGG GTCCTGACCCACAAGATGACATTGAAGTCTACACAGTAGACCTGGGTAGAACAGTGACCATCAACTGCCCTTTCAAACGTGAGAATTCTCAGAAAATGAAGTACTTGTTCAAGGAGACAGGAGAGCTAGTCATTAACACCAATTATGTGAACCCCAACTTCAAGGGAAGAGCCAGCATAGTTATTCAGGGTACCAACCAATTAATGTTCAACGTCATCATCAAACAACTGAGACTCAGCGACGCTGGGATATATATCTGCCAGGCTGGGGACGGTTCCAGTAGTAACAAGAAGTATGTTGACCTCCAGGTGCTAGAGCCGGAACCTGAGTTGCTTTATGGAGAACTGAGGGGTTCCGTGAACTTTGACTGTGCCCTGGGCCCTGAGGAGACAAATGTGGCCCAATTTCTGTGCCGGGTAAACAGCCAAGGAAGCTGTGATGTGGTCATCAACACCCTGGGGAAGAGGGATCCAGCCTTTGAGGGCAGGATCCTACTCACCCAAAGGGAAAATGGCCACTTCAGTGTGCTGCTCACAGGCCTGAAGAAGGGAGATGCAGGACGCTACCTATGCGGGGCGCACCCTGGCGGTCAGCAGAAGGAAGGCTGGCCCATCCAGGCTTGGCAACTCTTCATCAATGAGG AGACTGTGATCCCCTCTAATCCCACTGTGGTGAAGGGCGTGACAGGAGGCTCTGTGTCCTTGCTCTGCCCCTATGACCAGAAGGAAAGCAACAGCATCAAGTACTTGTGTCGCTGGGAAGGAACACAAAATGGCCGCTGCCCACTGCTGGTGTCCAGCGACGGGGAGGTTCAGGAAGAGCATGAGGGCAGGCTCGCACTCTTTAAAGAGCCGGGCAATGGCACCTACACGGTCATACTCAACCAGCTCACCACCCAGGATGCTGGCTTCTACTGGTGTCTCACCAATGGCAATACTCGCTGGAGGACCTCAACGGAGCTCCAGATTGTTGAAG GAAAACCAAGCCTCAAGGTACCGGAGAATGTGACCGCTGTGCTGGGGAAGAGTCTTGAGCTCCAGTGCCACTTCCCCTGCAAATACTACACCTTTGAGAAGTACTGGTGCAAGTGGAGCAACGGGGAATGCAGGGAGCTGCCCAGCCAAGACAAAAGCCCCAGCCAGGCCCTTGTGACCTGTGACCAGAACAACCGGTTCATCTCCATGACCCTGAATTCAGTTGTCAAGGAGGATGAAGGCTGGTACTGGTGTGGCGTGAGAAAAGACCACAATTATGGAGAGACTGCAGCAGTCTATGTGGCAGTTGAGCAGGTGGCAGTGG GGTCCCGTGAGGTCAGCCCAGCCAACACAAATCCAGGGGCTGAGGAGAAAGTGGCGGAGCCCACTGTTAGAGTGATTGAGAACAAAGCCGTTGTGAATCCCAGGCTTTTTGCAGAAGAAAGAGCCGTGGTAGAGGATACGGGAGACCAAGAATCTGGGATCAGAGCATCCTCGGATACTAGCAG CTCTGAGGGACAAAGCAGAAGCTCCAAAGTGTTGCTGTCCACCCTGGTGCCTCTAGGCCTGGTTCTGACAGCgggggctgtggctgtgtggGTGGCCAGAGCCCGGCACCGGAAGAATGTGG ACCGGGTTTCAATTAGAAGCTACAGGACGGACATTAGCATGTCAGACTTTGACAACTCCAGGGAATTTGGTGCCGTTGACAATATGGGAGCCGCTCCAGTCACTCAGGAGACCATCCTTGAAGAAAAAGCTG AGGCCATGGCCACCCCCGAGGGCAACACGGAACCTGAAGAACCCAAGAGGGCAAAAAGG TCATCCAAGGAGGAAGCCGACATGGCGTATTCGGCCTTCCTGCTCCAGTCTGGCAAGATAGCTGCCCAGGGCCAGGAGGAACCCAGTGAAGTCTAG